From the genome of Hymenobacter cellulosilyticus, one region includes:
- a CDS encoding helix-turn-helix domain-containing protein produces the protein METTSTVHIQSITQLHQLLGLPKPTHPLVSLIQFEQFPPITIAQRTRLITDFYQITLKTECPCRIQYGQSLFDFEEGVMSCFGPKQVSFLDQDFVFATAGWHLCIHPDFLRTFPLGSKIKSYGYFDYAVNEALILSDEEQQAIEAIFLQLRKESLRPIDKFSQEVWIANIELLLTYCNRYYNRQFITRKAVSSELLAKVEQVLNTYFAAPHPDLGLLTAQYVAESLHLSPKYLSDCLKQLTGSTTQQLIHERLIEQAKEQLLTTTLSVSEIAYALGFEYPQSFSKLFKAKTQQTPLQFRADYR, from the coding sequence ATGGAAACGACGAGCACGGTACACATTCAGTCCATCACGCAGTTGCACCAGCTCTTAGGGCTCCCTAAGCCCACGCATCCGCTGGTCAGCCTGATTCAGTTTGAGCAGTTCCCTCCCATCACCATTGCCCAGCGGACCCGGTTAATCACGGATTTCTACCAGATAACGCTCAAAACCGAATGCCCCTGCCGTATCCAGTACGGGCAAAGCCTGTTCGACTTCGAGGAAGGAGTCATGTCCTGCTTTGGGCCTAAGCAGGTGAGTTTTCTGGACCAGGATTTTGTCTTTGCCACCGCCGGCTGGCACCTCTGCATTCACCCGGATTTTCTGCGGACATTTCCGTTGGGCAGCAAGATCAAGTCCTATGGCTACTTCGACTACGCCGTGAACGAAGCCTTGATTCTATCTGACGAAGAGCAACAGGCCATCGAAGCCATTTTTCTCCAGTTGCGCAAGGAGTCCTTGCGGCCCATCGACAAATTCAGTCAGGAAGTATGGATTGCCAATATCGAGCTGCTGCTAACATACTGTAATCGGTATTACAACCGACAGTTTATCACCCGCAAAGCAGTGAGCAGTGAGTTGTTGGCGAAGGTGGAGCAGGTGCTCAACACCTATTTTGCCGCCCCCCACCCCGACCTGGGCTTGCTGACTGCGCAGTACGTAGCGGAAAGCTTGCACTTATCGCCCAAATATTTAAGTGACTGCCTGAAACAGCTCACCGGCAGTACAACCCAGCAGCTGATCCACGAACGACTCATTGAGCAGGCCAAAGAACAGCTGTTGACCACAACACTTTCCGTGAGTGAAATTGCCTATGCCTTAGGCTTCGAGTATCCGCAGTCCTTTAGCAAGCTTTTCAAAGCCAAAACCCAGCAAACCCCATTGCAATTTCGGGCCGACTATAGGTAA
- a CDS encoding SDR family NAD(P)-dependent oxidoreductase: MTYTLITGASGGIGLALARQLAAQKHNLILVARNAEKLTQLSQQLQADYGVRVEGIAANLARPEAAQHIYRETQQHHWDVDLLVNNAGVGSGGEFVSLSLQSELELLQLNTASLVALTHLFLQPMQERRSGTIINVASMTAFMPVPYMATYAASKAFVRSFTEALTQECQPHGIDVLLFAPGLTKTNFNEAAGINNEKAAGLNSDYTTAPAQTPEEVAEELIHAWRAKKPVHIAGRRNRLGARLLACLPNAMIARYVARTYQQKLAHH; encoded by the coding sequence ATGACCTATACGCTGATAACTGGGGCCTCCGGAGGCATTGGCCTCGCCCTGGCCCGACAACTGGCCGCCCAAAAGCACAACCTCATCTTAGTCGCCCGCAACGCGGAGAAGCTAACCCAGCTGAGCCAACAGCTCCAGGCTGACTATGGTGTTCGGGTTGAGGGCATTGCCGCTAATTTAGCCCGGCCGGAGGCGGCCCAGCACATTTATCGCGAAACCCAACAGCACCACTGGGATGTTGACCTCTTAGTGAACAATGCCGGCGTGGGATCGGGGGGCGAATTTGTCAGCTTATCGTTGCAATCGGAGCTAGAGCTGCTGCAACTTAACACTGCTTCGTTGGTCGCGCTGACTCATCTGTTTCTGCAGCCCATGCAGGAACGCCGCAGCGGCACGATCATCAATGTGGCATCCATGACGGCCTTTATGCCGGTGCCGTATATGGCAACCTATGCCGCCAGCAAGGCATTTGTGCGGTCCTTTACGGAGGCCCTCACCCAGGAATGTCAGCCGCACGGAATAGACGTACTGCTCTTTGCCCCGGGCCTGACCAAAACCAACTTCAATGAGGCCGCCGGAATCAACAATGAAAAAGCCGCCGGGCTAAATTCCGACTACACCACCGCGCCGGCCCAAACCCCGGAGGAAGTGGCCGAGGAGCTGATCCACGCGTGGCGGGCGAAAAAACCAGTTCATATTGCGGGCCGCCGCAACCGCTTGGGGGCTCGGCTACTAGCTTGCTTGCCCAATGCCATGATTGCCCGGTATGTGGCCCGCACCTACCAGCAAAAACTAGCGCATCACTAA